In the genome of Ensifer adhaerens, one region contains:
- a CDS encoding chromosome partitioning protein, ParB family has product MAMEEDHSKRRLGRGLAALIGEMDQPIPMGGAAAPSRISADRQVPIEHVVRNPRNPRRSFDEAELQELASSIRQHGIVQPVVVRTIAGSQYEIIAGERRWRAAQLAGFAEIPVIVRDVDDRTALELAIVENVQRSDLNPLEEALGYEQLIAEHGYTQNDLGEIIGKSRSHVANSLRLLKLPDEVRDMLSSGTLSAGHARALIPTSNPVMLARAVVAKGMSVRDTERLAQNDIKAQENPGLAGPKARDNKDADTLALEKSLSDALGLDVSVSHKASGGFVKISYKTLDQLEEICRLLERR; this is encoded by the coding sequence TTGGCGATGGAAGAAGATCATTCGAAGCGCCGTCTTGGCCGCGGCCTCGCCGCACTCATCGGTGAAATGGATCAGCCCATTCCCATGGGGGGCGCTGCAGCGCCAAGCCGAATTAGCGCCGACCGCCAGGTTCCGATCGAACATGTGGTGCGAAACCCTCGTAACCCGCGTCGGAGCTTTGATGAGGCGGAGCTGCAGGAACTGGCATCCTCCATTCGCCAGCATGGCATCGTCCAGCCCGTCGTGGTGCGGACCATCGCGGGAAGCCAATATGAAATAATTGCAGGCGAGCGGCGCTGGCGCGCGGCCCAGCTGGCCGGGTTCGCCGAAATTCCCGTCATCGTGCGAGATGTCGACGATCGCACGGCCCTGGAGCTTGCCATTGTCGAGAATGTGCAGCGCTCGGATCTCAATCCATTGGAAGAAGCGCTGGGCTACGAGCAGTTGATCGCCGAGCACGGGTATACGCAGAACGACCTCGGCGAAATCATCGGCAAGAGCCGCAGTCACGTCGCCAACAGCCTCCGCCTGCTCAAGCTTCCTGACGAAGTGCGCGACATGCTGTCCTCTGGGACCCTCTCGGCCGGGCATGCGCGCGCCCTCATTCCCACGTCGAACCCCGTCATGCTGGCGCGGGCTGTCGTCGCCAAGGGCATGTCCGTGCGTGATACGGAGCGTCTTGCGCAGAACGACATCAAGGCGCAGGAAAATCCGGGTCTTGCCGGACCCAAGGCCCGCGACAACAAGGATGCCGATACGCTGGCGCTCGAAAAATCGCTATCCGATGCCCTGGGGCTCGATGTTTCGGTGAGTCACAAGGCGAGTGGCGGTTTTGTGAAGATTTCCTACAAGACCCTGGACCAACTCGAGGAAATCTGCCGCCTCCTCGAACGGCGTTGA
- a CDS encoding transcription termination factor Rho — MAEMKLQELKNKTPTDLLAFAESLEVENASTMRKQELMFAILKVLATQDVEIIGEGVVEVLQDGFGFLRSANANYLPGPDDIYISPSQIRRFSLKTGDTVEGPIRGPKEGERYFALLKVNTINFEDPEKIRHKVHFDNLTPLYPNERFKMELEVPTSKDLSPRVIDLVAPLGKGQRGLIVAPPRTGKTVLLQNIAHSITANHPECYLIVLLIDERPEEVTDMQRSVRGEVVSSTFDEPATRHVQVAEMVIEKAKRLVEHGRDVVILLDSITRLGRAYNTVVPSSGKVLTGGVDANALQRPKRFFGAARNIEEGGSLTIIATALIDTGSRMDEVIFEEFKGTGNSEIVLDRKVADKRIFPAMDILKSGTRKEDLLVPRQDLQKIFVLRRILAPMGTTDAIEFLIDKLKQTKNNGDFFESMNT, encoded by the coding sequence ATGGCTGAAATGAAGCTTCAGGAGCTTAAGAACAAGACACCGACCGACCTGCTTGCCTTTGCAGAGTCGCTGGAGGTCGAGAACGCGAGCACGATGCGCAAGCAGGAACTGATGTTTGCGATTCTGAAGGTTTTGGCCACACAGGACGTGGAAATCATCGGTGAAGGCGTGGTGGAGGTTCTGCAGGACGGTTTCGGTTTCCTGCGCTCGGCCAATGCCAATTACCTGCCCGGTCCCGACGACATCTACATTTCGCCGTCCCAGATTCGCCGTTTCTCACTGAAGACCGGTGATACGGTTGAAGGCCCCATTCGTGGACCAAAGGAGGGCGAACGCTATTTCGCGCTTCTGAAGGTGAATACAATCAATTTCGAGGATCCCGAAAAGATCCGTCACAAGGTTCATTTCGATAACCTGACGCCGCTCTATCCGAACGAGCGTTTCAAGATGGAGCTTGAGGTTCCCACATCGAAGGATCTTTCGCCTCGTGTCATCGATCTGGTTGCGCCGCTTGGCAAGGGCCAGCGCGGGCTTATTGTCGCCCCGCCGCGCACCGGTAAGACGGTCCTGCTGCAGAACATTGCTCACTCGATCACGGCCAACCATCCCGAGTGCTACCTCATCGTTCTTCTGATCGATGAACGTCCCGAGGAAGTCACCGACATGCAGCGTTCGGTGCGCGGGGAGGTCGTGTCCTCGACATTCGACGAACCGGCGACACGCCATGTGCAAGTCGCCGAGATGGTCATCGAAAAGGCGAAGCGGCTTGTTGAACACGGTCGCGATGTGGTCATCCTGCTCGATTCCATCACACGCCTCGGCCGCGCCTATAACACTGTGGTGCCGTCCTCCGGCAAGGTGCTGACGGGGGGCGTGGATGCAAACGCGCTCCAGCGGCCGAAGCGCTTCTTCGGCGCCGCCCGCAATATCGAGGAAGGTGGCTCGCTGACGATCATCGCGACCGCGCTGATCGACACGGGAAGCCGCATGGACGAAGTGATCTTCGAAGAATTCAAGGGTACCGGCAACTCGGAAATCGTGCTCGACCGCAAGGTCGCCGACAAGCGCATCTTCCCGGCCATGGACATCCTGAAGTCCGGGACACGCAAGGAAGACCTCCTTGTTCCGCGACAGGATCTTCAGAAGATCTTTGTTCTTCGCCGGATTCTTGCTCCGATGGGAACCACGGATGCCATTGAATTCCTGATCGACAAGCTGAAGCAGACGAAGAATAACGGCGATTTCTTCGAATCGATGAACACCTGA
- a CDS encoding putative membrane protein encodes MDAKRPSGGKVALRAGIALAVFLILGLALFLADEQNRYLWIKALHVIAVISWMAGLLYMPRLFIYHLDHEIGSSASETFKVMERRLMSIIMTPAMVLSWAFGLWMAIEIYGFHGGWLHLKLLAVVALSGAHVYMARAVRRFGVDQRVGTARGWRLMNEVPTLLMIVIVILVVVKPFA; translated from the coding sequence ATGGACGCAAAGAGACCATCTGGCGGGAAGGTTGCGCTGCGGGCCGGGATCGCGCTCGCAGTCTTTCTGATCCTGGGTCTGGCTCTGTTCCTCGCCGATGAGCAGAACCGCTATCTCTGGATCAAGGCGCTGCATGTCATTGCGGTCATTTCCTGGATGGCGGGGCTTTTGTACATGCCGCGCCTGTTCATCTATCACCTTGATCATGAGATCGGCTCGTCGGCTTCGGAGACGTTCAAGGTGATGGAGCGGCGTCTGATGTCTATCATCATGACGCCGGCCATGGTGCTGAGCTGGGCCTTCGGGCTCTGGATGGCGATCGAGATCTACGGCTTTCATGGCGGTTGGCTTCATCTGAAGCTTCTGGCTGTGGTCGCTCTCTCCGGAGCGCATGTCTACATGGCGCGCGCTGTCCGGCGATTCGGCGTGGATCAGCGTGTGGGTACGGCGCGGGGCTGGCGTTTGATGAACGAGGTGCCGACACTCTTGATGATCGTCATCGTTATTCTCGTGGTGGTGAAGCCTTTTGCGTGA
- a CDS encoding tRNA uridine 5-carboxymethylaminomethyl modification enzyme codes for MSDLDFDVIVIGGGHAGCEAASAAARAGAATALLTHRADTIGTMSCNPAIGGLGKGHLVREIDALDGVMGRVADLAGIQFRLLNRKKGPAVRGPRTQADRALYRQHMQAALAVTAGLTILEGDAYDLLMDGRRVKGVVTADGREFRAPSVVITTGTFLRGLIHIGNERTPAGRVGEAPSIGLSARFEALGLRLGRLKTGTPARLDGTTVAWNEVGVQEADEDPVPFSFLTDAIVNPQVTCGVTRTTDETHRIIRDNIHRSAMYSGEIKGVGPRYCPSIEDKIVRFGDRDGHQIFLEPEGLNDDTVYPNGISTSLPVEVQELFIRSIPGLQDVRILQPGYAIEYDFVDPTQLDYRLAVREMEGLFLAGQINGTTGYEEAGAQGLVAGLNAARHAKRSEPVQFSRTTSYIGVMIDDLITFGVTEPYRMFTSRAEYRLTLRADNADQRLTPLAVELGICSDERRGRFEAYREAVDEGRATLKKVTVTPNEADGFGLALNKDGQRRSAYDLLSRTDFEFPDAERIWPQLGQIDSRAKEALKIEASYAVYMDRQAAAIADIRRDERREIPAGFPFERISGLSNEILLKLNRIRPLNLAQAASIEGMTPAALALLLVHLRKDGQNPQTAGAQVQ; via the coding sequence ATGAGTGATCTCGATTTCGATGTTATCGTGATTGGTGGCGGTCATGCCGGTTGTGAAGCGGCTTCTGCGGCTGCGCGAGCGGGCGCGGCGACCGCGCTTCTGACGCATCGTGCTGACACGATTGGGACGATGTCATGCAATCCCGCGATCGGCGGTCTGGGTAAAGGTCATCTAGTGCGGGAGATTGACGCGCTGGATGGCGTTATGGGCCGCGTTGCGGACCTCGCCGGCATTCAATTTCGTCTATTGAACCGCAAGAAGGGCCCTGCAGTGCGGGGGCCACGAACACAGGCGGACCGCGCCCTTTATCGCCAGCATATGCAAGCGGCGCTGGCTGTTACAGCAGGTTTGACGATATTGGAGGGGGACGCCTACGATCTCCTGATGGATGGCCGTCGCGTCAAAGGCGTGGTTACCGCCGATGGCCGGGAGTTCCGGGCGCCTTCGGTCGTGATCACGACCGGAACATTTCTCCGCGGTTTGATTCACATCGGAAACGAAAGGACGCCGGCTGGGAGGGTCGGTGAAGCTCCGAGCATTGGTCTGTCAGCTCGGTTCGAGGCATTGGGACTTCGGTTGGGCCGCCTGAAGACGGGCACGCCGGCGCGTCTGGATGGGACGACCGTGGCCTGGAACGAGGTTGGGGTTCAGGAAGCAGACGAGGATCCTGTCCCATTCTCCTTTCTCACCGACGCCATCGTGAATCCGCAAGTGACCTGCGGCGTGACCCGGACAACAGATGAGACCCACCGGATCATAAGGGACAATATTCACCGCTCTGCCATGTATTCCGGAGAGATCAAGGGTGTTGGACCGCGGTATTGCCCTTCGATAGAGGACAAAATTGTTCGATTTGGAGACAGGGATGGTCACCAGATCTTTCTTGAACCTGAGGGGTTGAACGACGACACTGTCTACCCCAACGGGATCTCGACGTCTCTGCCTGTCGAAGTCCAGGAGTTGTTTATCAGGAGTATTCCGGGTTTGCAGGATGTCCGCATCTTGCAACCGGGCTATGCGATCGAATACGACTTCGTGGACCCGACGCAGTTGGACTACCGGTTGGCTGTGCGCGAGATGGAAGGCCTTTTCCTGGCTGGGCAGATCAATGGCACAACGGGTTACGAAGAGGCAGGCGCCCAAGGGCTGGTGGCTGGATTGAATGCAGCGCGTCACGCCAAACGCAGTGAGCCGGTCCAATTTAGCCGCACGACGTCCTATATTGGCGTTATGATTGATGATCTGATTACGTTTGGCGTAACCGAACCCTATCGCATGTTTACGTCGCGGGCCGAGTACAGGCTCACCTTGCGCGCCGATAATGCGGATCAGCGGCTAACACCACTTGCCGTCGAACTTGGAATCTGCAGCGATGAACGCCGCGGTCGGTTTGAAGCGTATCGGGAAGCGGTTGATGAGGGCCGGGCTACACTGAAGAAGGTGACCGTGACCCCAAACGAAGCGGACGGATTTGGGCTTGCCCTTAACAAGGATGGCCAGAGAAGGAGCGCTTACGATCTTCTCTCCCGAACTGATTTTGAATTTCCAGATGCCGAACGGATTTGGCCGCAATTGGGGCAAATCGATTCTCGGGCCAAGGAAGCGCTGAAAATCGAAGCGAGCTATGCGGTCTATATGGATCGGCAGGCGGCGGCGATTGCGGATATTCGGCGAGATGAACGTCGGGAGATTCCCGCAGGCTTTCCGTTCGAGAGGATTTCCGGTTTATCCAACGAGATTCTCCTAAAGTTGAATAGAATCAGACCTTTAAATCTTGCGCAGGCGGCTTCTATCGAGGGCATGACGCCGGCGGCACTTGCACTGCTTCTCGTTCATCTGCGTAAGGATGGGCAGAACCCGCAGACTGCAGGAGCACAGGTGCAATGA
- a CDS encoding chromosome partitioning protein, whose translation MAMSGYRNRIITVANQKGGVGKTTTAINLATALAAIGEKVLIVDLDPQGNASTGLGISRKNRDVSSYDLLMGTHSVADTVQETAVPNLHIIPSTMDLLGIEMEIAQASDRVFRLRKALISTQAFEYSYILVDCPPSFNLLTMNAMAAAHSVLVPLQCEFFALEGLSQLLETVSQIRATVNPQLDIQGIVLTMFDARNNLAQQVVNDVRTHLGEKVYHTLIPRNVRVSEAPSYGKPAILYDLKCAGSQAYLQLASEVIQRERQRLAA comes from the coding sequence ATGGCGATGAGTGGATATCGGAATCGAATCATAACCGTTGCAAATCAAAAAGGCGGGGTTGGAAAGACAACCACAGCTATTAATCTTGCAACCGCACTCGCTGCGATTGGTGAAAAAGTTTTGATCGTCGACCTGGATCCCCAAGGCAATGCCAGTACGGGGCTCGGGATCAGCAGGAAGAACCGGGATGTGTCCTCATATGATTTGCTGATGGGAACCCATTCGGTGGCTGATACGGTCCAGGAAACCGCTGTACCCAATCTCCATATTATTCCGTCGACGATGGATCTCCTGGGAATCGAGATGGAAATCGCCCAGGCCAGCGATCGCGTCTTCCGGCTGCGAAAGGCGCTGATCTCGACTCAGGCTTTTGAGTATTCCTATATTCTGGTCGACTGCCCGCCCAGTTTCAATTTGCTGACCATGAACGCGATGGCTGCCGCGCATTCGGTGCTGGTTCCTCTGCAATGCGAGTTCTTCGCTCTTGAGGGGTTAAGTCAACTGCTTGAAACGGTTTCACAAATTCGCGCGACGGTGAATCCGCAGCTGGATATTCAGGGCATTGTCCTGACCATGTTCGACGCGCGCAACAACCTCGCGCAGCAGGTGGTGAACGATGTGCGGACGCATCTTGGTGAAAAGGTTTATCACACCTTGATCCCAAGGAACGTCCGTGTTTCGGAGGCACCTTCCTATGGCAAGCCGGCAATCCTTTACGATCTGAAATGTGCGGGTAGCCAGGCCTATCTTCAGTTGGCATCCGAGGTCATCCAGAGAGAACGTCAACGCCTGGCAGCGTGA
- a CDS encoding 16S rRNA (guanine527-N7)-methyltransferase translates to MMESHALGLIGLRVSRETKEKLELFANLFLKWNRSINLVAPSTAGDLWRRHIADSAQLYALHQDPCTWVDLGSGGGFPGIVTALFLAERGDGWVHLVESNNKKAAFLRSAILETGARASVHPIRIEDAPNEIPNCTAISARALADLTELCRYAYPWVLRSPGTRLFLHKGRDYAREVTAAHGGWDFDLVKHESQIEQGSVILEISNLTPKR, encoded by the coding sequence ATGATGGAGAGTCACGCGCTTGGACTAATCGGTTTGCGTGTTTCACGTGAAACGAAGGAGAAGCTGGAGCTTTTCGCCAACCTGTTTTTGAAGTGGAACAGATCTATCAATTTGGTCGCCCCGTCAACGGCCGGTGACTTATGGCGGAGGCATATTGCTGACAGCGCTCAGCTTTACGCCCTGCATCAGGATCCCTGCACCTGGGTTGATTTGGGCAGCGGAGGTGGTTTTCCTGGAATTGTGACCGCTCTTTTTCTGGCTGAACGGGGCGATGGGTGGGTTCATCTGGTCGAGAGCAATAACAAGAAGGCGGCGTTCTTGCGGAGTGCCATCCTGGAAACCGGCGCCAGAGCTTCCGTTCATCCCATTCGCATTGAAGACGCCCCCAATGAAATCCCGAATTGCACGGCCATCTCCGCCCGTGCGCTTGCCGATTTAACGGAGCTCTGCCGATACGCCTATCCCTGGGTGCTCCGTTCGCCTGGAACACGGCTTTTTTTGCATAAAGGGCGGGATTACGCACGTGAGGTGACCGCGGCGCATGGCGGATGGGATTTTGATCTGGTAAAACATGAAAGTCAGATCGAGCAGGGTTCGGTAATCCTGGAGATTTCCAATCTGACCCCAAAGCGTTAG
- a CDS encoding DNA polymerase III, delta subunit, producing the protein MSELKPQEFDRLLRSSSALPRIIVIFGPDRGLVSERAEAAATRTGVSLTDPFAVTRIEASDLQKAPGRLIEEMQSIGLFGGEKLVWVRNAGNEKSLVDGLTALSADNELQSYLIVEAGDLKKGSALRKAAEAARSVTSVPCYADDQASLNTLIDDILQETGQRIAPAARARLLENLGGDRRASRGEIRKLALYCAHDPQIEEHHVLDIIGDVSETSLDNLIDALLGGDATTMIAALDALVSAKTAIYQVLNAVIRQFQTLDSLRAEMDRSRQSANQVVQTHGKHIFFKRRNVIVQALNLWTAPKLSRELSRLQTMVLTSQKNPQIAESVAAQLLLSLTQQSIQRR; encoded by the coding sequence ATGTCGGAACTGAAGCCGCAGGAGTTCGACCGCCTCTTACGATCCAGTTCCGCGCTGCCGCGCATCATCGTGATCTTCGGCCCCGACCGAGGCCTCGTCTCGGAACGTGCCGAGGCGGCGGCAACGAGAACCGGCGTTTCGCTGACAGACCCTTTTGCGGTGACGAGGATTGAGGCCTCGGACCTGCAGAAGGCGCCTGGGCGCCTGATCGAGGAGATGCAAAGCATCGGTCTTTTCGGCGGCGAAAAGCTCGTATGGGTTCGAAACGCGGGGAACGAGAAATCCCTTGTCGACGGATTGACCGCGCTCTCGGCCGACAACGAACTGCAATCCTATCTTATTGTAGAAGCCGGGGACCTGAAGAAGGGCTCCGCTCTGCGCAAAGCCGCGGAAGCAGCACGCTCCGTCACATCCGTGCCTTGCTATGCAGACGATCAGGCCAGCCTCAATACCCTGATCGATGATATTCTCCAGGAAACCGGGCAGCGCATCGCCCCGGCCGCCAGGGCAAGATTGCTGGAAAATCTGGGGGGTGACCGACGCGCCAGCAGGGGTGAAATCAGGAAGCTGGCGCTCTATTGCGCCCATGATCCCCAGATCGAGGAACACCACGTCCTCGATATCATCGGAGACGTAAGCGAAACGTCGCTGGATAATTTGATAGACGCATTGCTGGGTGGCGACGCCACGACGATGATTGCCGCTCTCGACGCCCTCGTCTCTGCAAAAACGGCGATCTATCAGGTTCTGAACGCGGTGATCCGCCAGTTCCAGACGCTGGATTCGCTGAGAGCCGAGATGGACAGGTCGCGGCAATCCGCCAACCAGGTCGTGCAGACGCACGGCAAGCACATTTTCTTCAAGCGCCGGAACGTGATCGTTCAGGCGCTCAACCTGTGGACCGCACCCAAATTGTCGCGCGAGCTTTCACGGCTTCAGACAATGGTACTGACAAGCCAGAAGAACCCCCAGATCGCCGAGAGCGTTGCCGCGCAGCTTCTGCTCTCACTGACGCAGCAATCGATCCAGCGCCGCTAA
- a CDS encoding tRNA modification GTPase, whose translation MSASAKRPVAWVTEHMAAIDTIFSLSSGGLPSGVAVIRLSGPAAEDALRALCGKVPKARTATLVTVRSVDGEELDQGIGLFFKAPASFTGEDCAELQLHGSRAVIAAVLQALGALPGLRQAEAGEFARRAFENGKLDLVEAEGLSELLQAETSAQRRLARYLADGHLSRRYTAWMDRLSQARALIEAELDFSDEGDIPGSVSDRVWKDVAALSTEMNAALSDHTAEIVRDGFRVAIAGRPNAGKSSLLNYLARRDVAIVTDIAGTTRDVLSVDLDLNGAKIVVFDTAGLRDTDDPVERIGIERARQTIREADLVLYLSETGEVEDSEVLSARATPDIILVHSKADRISGRGAAGGISISTRTGDGFDSLLKRISDLVGRATGGGHFATPLLIRHRNHIATATAALEAAVSEVSLPLELRAELLRGAADELAHLTGRVTPDALLGLIFSQFCVGK comes from the coding sequence ATGAGCGCCAGCGCAAAACGTCCCGTTGCGTGGGTAACCGAGCACATGGCAGCAATTGACACCATCTTCTCGCTTTCCAGCGGCGGCCTCCCATCTGGGGTGGCCGTGATTCGTTTGTCTGGTCCTGCGGCAGAAGACGCGTTGCGCGCGCTTTGTGGCAAGGTTCCGAAGGCGCGCACGGCGACGCTGGTGACCGTCAGGAGTGTTGATGGTGAGGAACTCGACCAGGGCATAGGGCTGTTCTTCAAGGCTCCCGCATCGTTCACGGGGGAAGATTGTGCAGAGCTGCAGTTGCATGGCAGCCGTGCCGTCATTGCGGCGGTTCTTCAAGCCCTTGGAGCGCTACCGGGTCTTAGACAGGCGGAAGCCGGAGAGTTCGCTCGACGGGCGTTCGAAAATGGCAAGCTCGACCTTGTCGAGGCAGAGGGCCTCTCAGAACTGTTGCAGGCGGAAACGAGCGCCCAAAGAAGGCTGGCACGGTATCTTGCGGATGGCCATTTGTCGCGCCGTTACACCGCGTGGATGGACCGCCTGTCCCAGGCTCGTGCTCTGATCGAGGCTGAGCTGGATTTCTCGGACGAAGGCGATATCCCGGGCTCCGTTTCGGATCGGGTCTGGAAGGATGTCGCTGCACTTTCGACGGAAATGAACGCGGCTTTGTCCGACCATACGGCGGAGATCGTGCGTGACGGATTCCGCGTCGCGATTGCCGGGAGACCAAACGCCGGCAAATCCAGTCTTCTGAATTACCTCGCGCGCCGGGACGTTGCGATTGTCACGGATATCGCCGGAACGACACGCGACGTCTTGTCCGTGGATCTTGATCTGAACGGCGCGAAGATCGTCGTCTTTGATACGGCCGGTTTACGTGATACAGACGATCCGGTTGAGCGGATCGGAATAGAGCGGGCGCGCCAGACGATTCGGGAAGCCGACTTGGTCCTTTATCTTTCGGAGACAGGCGAAGTCGAGGACAGCGAAGTTCTGTCGGCGCGCGCCACTCCGGACATCATCCTAGTGCATTCAAAGGCTGATAGGATTTCTGGTCGCGGCGCTGCAGGCGGTATTTCGATTTCCACCCGGACGGGAGACGGATTCGATTCGCTCCTGAAACGGATCTCGGACTTGGTAGGTCGAGCAACTGGAGGCGGTCACTTTGCGACGCCGCTTTTGATTCGGCATCGTAACCACATCGCGACGGCGACTGCAGCGCTGGAAGCGGCGGTGTCCGAAGTCAGTCTGCCGCTCGAACTGAGGGCCGAACTTCTGCGCGGGGCAGCGGATGAACTGGCCCACCTGACAGGGCGGGTCACACCGGACGCGCTGCTTGGTCTGATTTTCTCGCAATTCTGCGTTGGGAAATAG
- a CDS encoding LPS-assembly lipoprotein: MSLFEKPLFRRAFVGAVLVSALGLGGCQVQPLYGKSSLTGSLASVGISEPTNRVEQSVRNQMIFLLSGGAGEPANPVYQLNLRVSSSNVNYLSQISSNLPQPGRVTLTATYTLTRDGKLIKQGTQRMDAQLDYTSQQFAQIRAIRDAEDRAARELAEVLKLDIAGALSK, from the coding sequence ATGTCGTTGTTTGAAAAGCCGCTGTTTCGACGCGCTTTTGTGGGTGCTGTGCTGGTCTCGGCGCTGGGTCTCGGCGGGTGCCAGGTTCAGCCTCTTTACGGAAAGTCGAGCCTGACCGGATCACTCGCCAGCGTCGGTATCTCGGAGCCGACGAACCGTGTCGAGCAGTCGGTGCGCAATCAGATGATCTTTCTGTTGTCCGGTGGGGCGGGGGAACCAGCAAACCCGGTCTATCAGCTCAATCTGCGCGTCAGTTCCAGCAACGTGAACTATCTCTCACAGATTTCGTCCAATCTTCCGCAGCCAGGTCGTGTCACCCTGACGGCGACATATACGCTGACGCGCGACGGCAAGCTCATCAAGCAGGGCACCCAGCGCATGGACGCACAGCTGGACTATACCAGCCAGCAATTTGCACAGATTCGCGCCATCCGCGACGCCGAGGATCGGGCGGCGCGCGAGCTTGCCGAGGTGCTGAAGCTCGATATCGCCGGCGCTTTGTCGAAGTGA